A genomic window from Cytobacillus suaedae includes:
- the gcvPA gene encoding aminomethyl-transferring glycine dehydrogenase subunit GcvPA: protein MKHRYLPMTEQDKKEMLQAIGVSSVDELFNDIPESVRFKGEYNIKKAKSETELFKELSALAAQNKDLRANASFLGAGVYDHYMPIIVDHVISRSEFYTAYTPYQPEISQGELQAIFEFQSMICELTGMDVANSSMYDGGTALAEAAMLCTGHTKNKKVLVSGAVNPESREVLKTYAKGQYIEVVEVPAVNGLTDLEALKSAMDDSVACVVVQYPNFFGQIEPLKEIEEIAHTGKSMFVVSSNPLALGALTPPGKFGADIVAGDAQVFGIPTGFGGPHCGYFAVTSKLMRKVPGRLVGQTVDEDGKRGFVLTLQAREQHIRRDKATSNICSNQALNALAASVAMTALGKKGVKEMAIQNIQKAHYAKNTFKQNGFEVPYEGPFFNEFVVKLNKPVKEANAKLIEKGIIGGYDLGIDYPELKNHMLVAVTELRTKEEIDTFVKELGDGNE, encoded by the coding sequence ATGAAACATCGTTATTTACCAATGACGGAACAAGATAAAAAAGAAATGCTTCAAGCAATCGGAGTATCTTCTGTTGATGAGCTTTTTAATGATATCCCTGAAAGTGTACGTTTTAAAGGGGAGTACAATATTAAAAAAGCAAAATCAGAAACAGAGCTTTTTAAAGAACTATCAGCTCTTGCAGCTCAAAATAAGGATTTAAGAGCGAATGCTTCATTCTTAGGAGCCGGTGTATACGATCATTACATGCCAATTATCGTTGATCATGTTATCTCTCGTTCTGAGTTTTATACAGCTTACACTCCATACCAACCAGAGATCTCTCAAGGTGAGCTTCAAGCAATCTTTGAATTCCAATCGATGATTTGTGAATTAACTGGAATGGATGTAGCGAACTCTTCAATGTACGACGGTGGAACGGCTCTTGCAGAAGCTGCAATGTTATGTACTGGTCATACTAAAAACAAAAAAGTGCTAGTATCAGGTGCAGTTAACCCTGAATCACGTGAAGTATTAAAGACGTATGCAAAAGGTCAATATATCGAAGTTGTTGAAGTTCCAGCAGTAAACGGATTAACAGACCTTGAAGCATTAAAATCAGCGATGGATGATTCTGTTGCGTGTGTTGTTGTTCAATATCCTAACTTCTTCGGTCAAATTGAACCTTTAAAAGAAATCGAAGAAATTGCTCATACAGGTAAAAGTATGTTTGTTGTTTCAAGTAATCCATTAGCACTTGGAGCTTTAACACCTCCTGGTAAATTTGGTGCTGATATCGTTGCTGGTGATGCGCAAGTATTTGGTATTCCAACTGGATTTGGTGGACCGCACTGTGGATATTTCGCAGTAACATCAAAATTAATGCGTAAAGTTCCAGGAAGACTTGTTGGTCAAACAGTAGATGAAGATGGTAAACGTGGATTTGTATTAACACTTCAAGCCCGTGAACAACATATCCGTCGTGACAAAGCGACATCTAACATTTGTTCAAACCAAGCACTTAATGCTTTAGCAGCATCAGTTGCAATGACTGCTTTAGGTAAAAAAGGCGTTAAAGAAATGGCAATCCAAAATATCCAAAAAGCACATTATGCTAAAAATACATTCAAACAAAATGGCTTTGAAGTTCCTTATGAAGGACCTTTCTTCAATGAGTTTGTTGTAAAACTTAACAAACCAGTTAAGGAAGCAAATGCGAAGTTAATCGAAAAAGGAATCATTGGTGGTTATGATTTAGGAATTGACTACCCTGAGTTAAAAAATCACATGCTTGTTGCAGTAACTGAATTACGTACAAAAGAAGAAATCGATACATTCGTAAAAGAATTGGGGGATGGCAATGAATAA
- the gcvT gene encoding glycine cleavage system aminomethyltransferase GcvT, translating to MADLLRTPLYEVYSQYGAKTIDFGGWDLPVQFSSIKEEHEAVRTKAGLFDVSHMGEIDVKGPDSLTYLQKMMTNDVSVLKDGGAQYTAMCYEDGGTVDDLLVYKKSDDHYLLVVNASNIEKDFDWLSSHVSGDVTVTNISNDVAQLALQGPLAETVLQKLTNTDLSEIKFFKFQDNVEVNGVKTLVSRTGYTGEDGFEIYCDTQDASMLWNKILEVGKEDGVLPIGLGARDTLRFEANLALYGQELTKEISPLEAGIGFAVKVNKEADFIGKEALKKQKEDGLPRKLVGIEMIDKGIPRHGYEVFVNGEEVGTVTTGTQSPTLKKNVGLALIKAEFAELGTKVEVQIRNKRLQAEVVATPFYKRPKK from the coding sequence TTGGCTGATTTACTACGTACACCTTTATATGAAGTTTATTCACAATACGGTGCAAAAACAATCGACTTTGGTGGTTGGGACTTGCCTGTACAGTTTTCAAGCATCAAAGAGGAGCATGAAGCTGTCCGCACAAAAGCAGGCTTATTTGATGTATCTCACATGGGAGAAATCGATGTAAAAGGTCCAGATAGTCTTACATATTTACAAAAAATGATGACGAATGATGTATCCGTACTGAAAGATGGCGGTGCACAATATACAGCGATGTGCTATGAAGATGGTGGAACGGTAGATGATCTTCTTGTTTATAAAAAATCAGATGACCACTATCTACTAGTTGTTAATGCTTCTAACATTGAAAAGGATTTTGACTGGTTATCAAGCCATGTCTCAGGAGATGTAACAGTTACTAATATCTCAAATGATGTAGCACAATTAGCATTACAAGGGCCATTAGCTGAAACAGTTCTTCAAAAATTAACAAACACAGATTTAAGTGAAATCAAATTCTTCAAGTTTCAAGACAATGTAGAAGTGAATGGTGTTAAAACATTAGTTTCTCGTACTGGTTATACAGGTGAAGATGGCTTTGAAATTTACTGCGATACACAAGATGCTTCAATGCTTTGGAACAAAATCCTAGAAGTAGGAAAAGAAGATGGCGTTTTACCGATTGGACTAGGAGCTAGAGACACTCTTCGTTTCGAAGCAAACTTAGCGCTTTATGGTCAAGAATTAACAAAAGAAATTTCTCCATTAGAAGCTGGTATCGGCTTTGCGGTGAAAGTAAATAAAGAAGCAGATTTTATTGGTAAAGAAGCTTTGAAAAAGCAAAAAGAAGACGGTTTACCTCGTAAACTAGTTGGAATTGAAATGATTGATAAAGGGATTCCACGTCACGGCTATGAAGTGTTTGTGAATGGTGAGGAAGTAGGAACTGTTACTACAGGAACTCAATCTCCAACACTTAAGAAAAACGTTGGACTTGCATTAATCAAAGCTGAGTTTGCTGAGCTTGGTACAAAAGTTGAAGTTCAAATCCGTAACAAACGTTTACAAGCAGAAGTTGTTGCTACACCTTTTTACAAGCGTCCTAAAAAATAA
- a CDS encoding DEAD/DEAH box helicase: MKVDIEFDHSWQDDFLKRIEDDGPWANWELYKLAYEVEQHTAIPEFEGLQAPKHLPQLTPLPHQLEVAKQVVEKMHGKAILADEVGLGKTIEAGLILKEYMIRGLVKKVLILVPASLVSQWAAELNQKFYIPAVQQKKSYVWEQCDVVVSSIDTAKRSPHREIVYEQDYDLIIIDEAHKLKNNKTKNYEFVQNLKKKFCLLLTATPIQNRIEEIFNLVSLLKPGHLGNQSYFEESYNAKERSLDGDKHLKELVNKVMIRNRRDDTGIEWTKRLVETVPIEFSETERDLYDAISQYRSSGSPFMNSMFSIMTLQREACSSREAVFFTLKKMLENSDEEGRQAPVHIITDLMKKVEQVNKNSKAEKALELIKKVDDKVIIFTEYRATQLYLQWYLQQNGISSVPFRGGFKRGKKDWMKQLFQNKIQVLIATEAGGEGINLQFCNHIINYDLPWNPMRLEQRIGRIHRLGQEKDVHIYNFATKNTVEEHILKLLYEKINLFERVIGQLDEILTKLEIGNIEDHIKDILLHSKSDGEIKIKMENLTSIISYEEQMSEGDEKRAATGNS; encoded by the coding sequence ATGAAAGTCGACATAGAGTTTGACCACTCTTGGCAGGATGACTTTTTAAAAAGAATTGAAGATGACGGTCCTTGGGCTAATTGGGAGCTTTATAAACTCGCCTATGAAGTCGAACAGCATACAGCCATTCCTGAATTTGAAGGCCTACAAGCACCGAAACATTTACCACAATTAACGCCACTTCCTCACCAGCTAGAAGTTGCCAAGCAAGTTGTAGAAAAAATGCATGGGAAAGCCATTTTAGCCGATGAGGTAGGACTAGGTAAAACCATTGAAGCTGGTCTTATTTTAAAAGAATACATGATTCGTGGTCTTGTAAAGAAGGTTCTAATTCTAGTACCTGCCTCTTTAGTATCTCAGTGGGCAGCTGAATTAAACCAAAAATTTTACATACCAGCAGTGCAACAAAAGAAAAGCTATGTATGGGAGCAATGTGATGTTGTTGTTTCTTCTATAGATACAGCAAAACGAAGCCCACATCGCGAAATTGTCTATGAACAAGATTATGATCTCATTATTATTGATGAAGCACACAAGTTAAAAAACAATAAAACGAAAAACTATGAATTTGTCCAAAACCTAAAAAAGAAGTTTTGCTTACTATTAACAGCAACTCCTATCCAAAATAGAATTGAAGAAATTTTCAACTTAGTTTCCTTATTAAAACCGGGTCATCTAGGAAACCAGTCTTATTTTGAAGAGTCCTATAATGCAAAGGAACGTTCTTTAGATGGAGATAAACATCTAAAAGAATTAGTAAATAAAGTGATGATTCGAAATCGTCGTGATGATACAGGGATTGAGTGGACGAAGCGTCTTGTTGAAACAGTTCCAATTGAATTTTCTGAAACAGAACGAGATTTATATGATGCTATTAGTCAGTACCGCTCAAGTGGAAGTCCGTTTATGAATAGTATGTTCTCAATCATGACCCTCCAACGTGAGGCATGTAGTAGTCGTGAGGCGGTGTTCTTTACATTGAAAAAAATGCTTGAGAACTCAGATGAAGAAGGTAGACAAGCACCCGTTCACATTATTACTGATTTAATGAAGAAAGTGGAGCAAGTTAATAAAAATTCTAAAGCTGAAAAAGCACTAGAGTTGATTAAAAAAGTAGATGACAAAGTTATTATTTTCACGGAATACCGAGCAACACAGCTTTATCTACAATGGTATCTCCAGCAAAACGGTATTTCGTCGGTGCCGTTTAGAGGTGGCTTTAAGCGCGGGAAAAAGGACTGGATGAAGCAGCTTTTCCAAAACAAAATTCAAGTGTTAATAGCTACTGAAGCTGGTGGAGAAGGTATTAACCTTCAATTCTGTAACCATATCATAAATTATGACCTGCCTTGGAATCCAATGCGCCTTGAGCAACGTATTGGTAGAATTCACAGACTTGGTCAGGAGAAGGATGTTCATATCTATAACTTTGCGACAAAGAATACGGTTGAAGAACATATTTTGAAACTACTATATGAAAAAATTAACTTATTTGAGCGCGTCATAGGACAGCTAGATGAAATCTTAACAAAATTAGAGATTGGCAATATCGAAGACCATATTAAAGATATCCTGCTTCATTCGAAGAGTGATGGTGAAATAAAGATTAAGATGGAAAATCTCACTTCTATTATTAGTTATGAAGAACAAATGTCAGAAGGAGATGAGAAACGTGCAGCAACAGGAAATTCATAA
- a CDS encoding YqhG family protein, producing MQQQEIHKFLERYFTANECEILERHEAFMNVQLTVELDKQLMNRPFYWHYLEKTNGVPNPMQLTVITDQKRAPDDLKGDVVHFGAPRLHQIFESTRSLGGYIRLYQDVSVQTPGNVPLHPWLGLNVKVSYQCDKKKDLLLSLGLHLISGSIIENFQETMGSISLKAKIPDYCFTMSPLIKPQSGLNRIKQFITNMVEADDHTWAEKARERWDEDLDLLDHFYEGLDEMPESYEIEKEALKQQYEPKVKVEIINGGLFYLHQDMFRN from the coding sequence GTGCAGCAACAGGAAATTCATAAGTTTTTAGAACGGTATTTTACCGCCAATGAATGTGAAATCCTTGAACGTCATGAAGCTTTTATGAATGTGCAATTAACAGTTGAACTTGATAAGCAATTAATGAACCGCCCTTTTTACTGGCATTATCTTGAAAAAACAAACGGAGTTCCAAATCCAATGCAGTTAACGGTAATTACTGATCAAAAGCGTGCACCTGATGACTTGAAGGGTGATGTCGTTCACTTCGGGGCACCGAGACTTCATCAAATTTTTGAATCGACTAGGTCACTTGGGGGATACATCCGCTTATACCAGGATGTTTCGGTACAAACTCCGGGTAACGTCCCGCTTCATCCCTGGTTAGGTCTAAACGTTAAAGTATCCTATCAATGTGATAAAAAGAAGGATTTACTCTTATCACTCGGATTGCATTTAATTAGTGGGTCAATTATTGAAAACTTTCAAGAGACAATGGGTAGTATCTCACTTAAGGCAAAAATTCCAGACTATTGCTTTACGATGTCACCGTTAATAAAACCACAAAGCGGATTGAATAGAATAAAGCAATTTATTACAAACATGGTAGAAGCAGATGATCATACATGGGCTGAAAAAGCGAGAGAGCGTTGGGATGAGGATTTGGATCTTCTTGATCATTTTTATGAGGGCTTGGATGAGATGCCTGAGAGCTATGAGATTGAAAAAGAGGCTTTGAAACAACAGTATGAACCTAAGGTTAAGGTTGAGATTATTAATGGTGGGTTGTTTTATTTGCATCAGGATATGTTTAGAAATTAG
- a CDS encoding anti-repressor SinI family protein, whose product MSKHVKMQLDPEWVELILEALDMGISEEEIKAFFIEKELEQRNIV is encoded by the coding sequence ATGAGTAAACATGTAAAAATGCAGCTTGATCCAGAGTGGGTAGAATTAATTTTAGAAGCACTTGATATGGGAATTAGTGAAGAGGAAATTAAAGCGTTCTTTATTGAAAAAGAATTAGAGCAACGAAATATCGTATAA
- a CDS encoding helix-turn-helix domain-containing protein, with amino-acid sequence MIGQRIQKYRMQRKMSLSELAERAGVAKSYLSSIERNLQSNPSVQFLEKVSSVLNVSVNTLLHDEDEVLTGKELDSEWTQLVNEAMKSGVSKEQFREFLEFNKWKINEKRS; translated from the coding sequence ATGATCGGTCAACGTATACAGAAATATCGAATGCAAAGAAAAATGTCTTTATCCGAACTTGCTGAAAGAGCCGGAGTCGCAAAATCATATTTAAGCTCCATTGAACGAAACTTACAATCGAATCCTTCTGTACAATTTCTTGAAAAAGTCTCTTCCGTATTAAATGTATCGGTTAACACATTATTACATGATGAAGATGAAGTACTAACAGGAAAAGAACTTGACTCAGAATGGACTCAGCTCGTCAATGAAGCTATGAAATCCGGCGTTTCAAAAGAGCAGTTCCGTGAATTCTTAGAATTTAATAAATGGAAAATAAACGAAAAACGTTCATGA
- the vanZ gene encoding VanZ family protein has product MVFNMIKLIIRLLPILYMTFIWLQSSKFNPSQLEYLYPTIHPVVFLMIGGTLELAHLIQFGILYLLIVLAFLTYGELTTKKEIIALVIASLYGVIDEIHQYFVPYRSFSTIDIIKDIIGAVFFWYIIHKVYFKSKDSKIGLLLKRITKLSTKNKQSIHL; this is encoded by the coding sequence GTGGTATTTAATATGATTAAATTAATAATAAGACTATTACCAATCCTATACATGACTTTCATCTGGCTTCAATCCAGCAAATTCAACCCATCACAACTAGAATACCTATACCCAACAATACATCCAGTGGTTTTCTTGATGATAGGAGGAACCTTAGAATTAGCACATCTAATCCAATTCGGAATCCTATATCTATTAATTGTCTTAGCATTTCTCACATATGGTGAGTTAACCACAAAAAAAGAAATAATTGCCCTAGTAATTGCCAGTCTATATGGAGTAATAGATGAAATTCATCAATACTTTGTACCATACAGATCTTTTTCTACTATTGATATTATAAAAGATATCATAGGTGCTGTTTTCTTCTGGTACATCATTCATAAAGTATATTTTAAAAGCAAGGATTCCAAAATTGGCTTACTTTTAAAACGTATTACAAAACTTTCAACTAAAAACAAACAAAGTATTCATCTATAG